In Plantibacter sp. PA-3-X8, one DNA window encodes the following:
- a CDS encoding thiamine pyrophosphate-dependent enzyme translates to MSRSGDDPTVPSVQFIDAAGTFAPNEHAERYQPFLDRLTETDLQQFYRDMANVRAFDIEATNLQRQGQMALWPPSHGQEAAQVGSARAARAQDHIFPSYREHVVAMIRGVDPIDIVRLMRGNTHGGWDPADPSNGNMHLYTLVLAAQTLHATGYAMGLNFDKAVGTGDPDRDTAVLVYFGDGSSSEGDANEAYIYAASYQTPQVFFLQNNQWAISVPVSRQAREPLYQRAAGFGLDSVRIDGNDVLASYATAAKHLDDARAGHGPSLIEAMTYRVGAHTTSDDPTKYRTDDELQSWIARDPIVRFKTYLQGLGASDAFFAEVDEEAAALAEDTRIRTLALEAPGREVIFDGVYSEPHPLMVEQQAWLERYEASLEGGNA, encoded by the coding sequence ATGAGCCGTTCCGGAGACGACCCCACCGTGCCCAGCGTCCAGTTCATCGACGCGGCCGGCACCTTCGCGCCGAACGAACACGCGGAGCGCTATCAGCCGTTCCTCGATCGCCTGACCGAGACCGACCTGCAGCAGTTCTACCGCGACATGGCGAACGTCCGCGCCTTCGACATCGAGGCGACGAACCTGCAGCGCCAGGGCCAGATGGCGCTGTGGCCGCCGAGTCACGGGCAGGAGGCGGCACAGGTCGGTTCGGCGCGTGCGGCGCGAGCCCAGGACCACATCTTCCCCTCCTACCGCGAACACGTCGTCGCGATGATCCGCGGTGTCGACCCCATCGACATCGTCCGCCTCATGCGCGGCAACACGCACGGCGGCTGGGACCCGGCAGATCCGTCCAACGGCAACATGCACCTGTACACCCTCGTGCTCGCCGCTCAGACCCTGCACGCGACCGGCTACGCGATGGGCCTGAACTTCGACAAGGCCGTCGGCACCGGCGACCCCGACCGCGACACGGCCGTGCTCGTCTACTTCGGCGACGGCTCGAGCTCCGAGGGTGACGCGAACGAGGCGTACATCTACGCCGCCAGCTACCAGACGCCGCAGGTGTTCTTCCTGCAGAACAACCAGTGGGCCATCTCCGTCCCCGTCTCCCGCCAGGCCCGCGAGCCGCTCTACCAGCGCGCAGCCGGGTTCGGCCTCGACAGCGTCCGCATCGACGGCAACGACGTGCTCGCGAGCTACGCGACGGCGGCGAAGCACCTCGACGACGCCCGCGCCGGCCACGGCCCGAGCCTCATCGAGGCGATGACCTACCGCGTCGGCGCCCACACCACGAGCGACGACCCGACCAAGTACCGCACCGACGACGAACTCCAGTCCTGGATCGCCCGCGACCCGATCGTCCGGTTCAAGACGTACCTCCAGGGTCTCGGCGCTTCCGACGCGTTCTTCGCCGAGGTCGACGAGGAGGCTGCTGCACTCGCGGAGGACACCCGCATCCGCACGCTCGCCCTCGAAGCGCCCGGCCGAGAGGTCATCTTCGACGGCGTCTACTCCGAACCGCACCCGCTCATGGTCGAGCAACAGGCCTGGCTCGAACGCTACGAGGCCTCGCTCGAAGGAGGCAACGCATGA
- a CDS encoding TIGR03943 family protein yields the protein MPDQNATHGHAHAETSTAGDRRVPLLERLRQRWWGVLLLVTAAVCILWLALTDRLGLYIHPRYFVFTVIMALIAVALGIVSVLVHVDVEEVPKRRGRTALQLASVVGSLAVVGAMVVLPPSTLSVATADQRAVNSGTLAGEVQGQDAQTVLTSNPDFSTFGIKDWATLLRQTTRPADLEGRAFTGVGFVIADPDAADVFYVSRFVVNCCAVDAQPVGVPVQLDGWDKQLKPGDWVEVSGALTASDASHLPLVVGTAKVDKVEEPADPYDY from the coding sequence TTGCCTGATCAGAACGCCACCCACGGACACGCGCACGCCGAGACGTCGACGGCCGGCGATCGTCGCGTCCCACTGCTCGAACGCCTCCGGCAGCGATGGTGGGGCGTGCTGCTGCTCGTCACCGCCGCCGTGTGCATCCTCTGGCTCGCGCTGACCGACCGCCTCGGGCTCTACATCCACCCGCGCTACTTCGTGTTCACCGTCATCATGGCGCTCATCGCGGTCGCGCTCGGCATCGTCAGCGTCCTCGTCCACGTGGACGTCGAGGAGGTGCCGAAGCGTCGCGGACGAACGGCGCTGCAGCTCGCCTCCGTCGTGGGCAGTCTCGCGGTGGTCGGTGCGATGGTGGTGCTCCCGCCGTCGACGCTGTCGGTCGCGACGGCCGACCAGCGCGCGGTGAACTCCGGCACGCTCGCGGGGGAGGTCCAGGGGCAGGACGCCCAGACGGTGCTGACCTCGAACCCGGACTTCAGCACCTTCGGCATCAAGGACTGGGCGACGCTGTTGCGCCAGACGACGCGTCCCGCCGACCTCGAAGGGCGCGCCTTCACCGGGGTCGGCTTCGTGATCGCCGATCCGGACGCGGCCGACGTCTTCTACGTCTCGCGGTTCGTCGTGAACTGCTGCGCCGTGGACGCCCAGCCGGTCGGTGTGCCCGTGCAGCTCGACGGCTGGGACAAACAGCTCAAGCCCGGTGACTGGGTCGAGGTCTCGGGGGCGCTCACCGCGAGCGACGCCTCGCATCTGCCATTGGTGGTCGGGACGGCGAAGGTCGACAAGGTCGAGGAGCCGGCGGACCCGTATGACTACTGA
- a CDS encoding Fur family transcriptional regulator — MAKRNTWQREAVREALGGNDGFISAQGLHAELRDTGSPIGLATVYRALSDLAVEGEADSLQSPEGENLYRACTPGTHHHHLICRNCGLTIEIEADEVEAWARSVASQHGFTEAKHVVDVFGLCENCSAAAQRA; from the coding sequence GTGGCGAAGCGCAACACCTGGCAGCGAGAAGCTGTCCGCGAGGCCCTCGGCGGCAACGACGGATTCATCAGCGCCCAGGGTCTGCACGCCGAACTCCGCGACACCGGTTCGCCGATCGGGCTCGCGACCGTGTACCGCGCCCTCTCCGACCTCGCGGTCGAGGGCGAAGCGGACTCCCTGCAGTCGCCGGAGGGCGAGAACCTCTACCGCGCCTGCACGCCGGGCACCCACCACCACCACCTCATCTGCCGCAACTGTGGTCTCACCATCGAGATCGAGGCCGACGAGGTCGAGGCCTGGGCGCGCTCGGTCGCGTCGCAGCACGGGTTCACCGAGGCGAAGCACGTCGTCGACGTCTTCGGGCTCTGCGAGAACTGCTCGGCGGCGGCCCAGCGCGCGTGA
- a CDS encoding histidinol-phosphate transaminase, protein MSDNLPTTAQPAAQPGRSPVRLRPEIADLPPYRQGKPAAPDAFKLSSNEVPFPPLDAVLSAITDTAANSHRYPDGAALALRTALAEANGVTPERIHIGAGSVALLSQFITATAGPGDEVVFAWRSFEAYPGLVTVAGATSVRVPNRPDGSHDLEAMAAAVTDRTRVVIVCTPNNPTGPVVERAAFLAFLRSVPSDVLVLLDEAYREFVTDDDAVNGIPLLDEHPNLVVLRTFSKAYGLAGLRVGWAIGHELVLDGARNAAIPLSSTAPAQQAAIAGLANAEDIRARVAVITARRDDLAAALREQGWFIPAAQGNFVWFGLGEQTAAANETFLAHGIVGRAFPGDGVRISIGEAESIEPLLAAAAEILAGLPADHPTREGVRSR, encoded by the coding sequence CCCAGCCGGCCGCTCAGCCGGGCCGGAGCCCGGTCCGTCTCCGTCCGGAGATCGCAGATCTGCCGCCCTACCGTCAGGGCAAGCCGGCCGCACCCGACGCCTTCAAGCTCTCCAGCAACGAGGTCCCGTTCCCGCCGCTCGACGCCGTCCTCTCGGCCATCACCGACACGGCTGCGAACTCCCACCGCTACCCCGACGGCGCCGCACTCGCGTTGCGCACGGCGCTCGCCGAAGCCAACGGCGTCACGCCGGAACGCATCCACATCGGGGCGGGCTCGGTCGCACTCCTCAGCCAGTTCATCACCGCCACCGCCGGTCCGGGAGACGAGGTCGTCTTCGCCTGGCGATCCTTCGAGGCCTACCCGGGTCTCGTGACCGTCGCCGGCGCGACGTCCGTGCGCGTCCCGAACCGGCCCGACGGCTCCCACGACCTCGAGGCGATGGCCGCAGCCGTCACCGACCGCACCCGCGTCGTCATCGTCTGCACGCCGAACAACCCCACGGGCCCGGTCGTCGAGCGCGCCGCCTTCCTCGCCTTCCTCCGCTCCGTGCCGTCGGACGTGCTCGTCCTCCTCGATGAGGCCTACCGCGAGTTCGTCACCGACGACGACGCCGTCAACGGCATCCCGCTCCTCGACGAGCACCCGAACCTCGTCGTGCTCCGCACCTTCTCGAAGGCTTACGGACTCGCCGGCCTCCGCGTCGGCTGGGCCATCGGCCACGAGCTCGTCCTCGACGGCGCCCGCAACGCGGCCATCCCGCTCTCCAGCACCGCGCCGGCGCAGCAGGCGGCCATCGCCGGACTCGCGAACGCCGAGGACATCCGAGCCCGCGTCGCGGTCATCACCGCCCGACGCGACGACCTCGCCGCCGCACTCCGCGAGCAGGGCTGGTTCATCCCCGCGGCACAGGGCAACTTCGTCTGGTTCGGCCTCGGCGAGCAGACGGCCGCGGCGAACGAGACCTTCCTCGCGCACGGCATCGTCGGCCGCGCCTTCCCCGGCGACGGCGTCCGCATCTCGATCGGTGAAGCCGAGTCGATCGAACCGCTCCTCGCCGCCGCTGCAGAGATCCTCGCCGGACTGCCGGCCGACCACCCGACACGAGAGGGAGTGCGCTCACGATGA
- a CDS encoding dihydrolipoamide acetyltransferase family protein has translation MSDLQFELPDVGEGLTEAEIVAWKVAPGDAVSVNQVLVEIETAKSLVELPSPFAGTVGALLVEEGQTVDVGTPIISVSTGGGAATAEPTVPAPAVVESEEATLAADTAASVSPAEEPRPGAVLVGYGSAGSTSSRRRGRGATPVVEPASPAVTPQPPVRRQPPSSIPAASALPVIAKPPIRKLAKDLEVDLTAIEGTGLAGEITRDDVIREASQASVFRNIETPEWADEREERIPVKGVRKAIATAMTRSAFTAPHVSLFVDVDATRTMEFVKRLKNSTDFAGVKVSPLLIMAKAMIWAVRRNPTVNSEWTDQEIIVRHYVNLGVAAATPRGLIVPNVKEAQAMSLLELARALETLTLTARDGKTPPADQQNGTITVTNIGVFGMDTGTPILNPGEVGIVALGTIKQKPWVVDGEVRSRFVTTLGASFDHRVVDGDVASRFLADVASIIEEPALLLD, from the coding sequence ATGAGTGATCTCCAGTTCGAACTGCCGGACGTCGGCGAAGGCCTGACCGAGGCCGAGATCGTCGCATGGAAGGTCGCGCCGGGCGACGCCGTCTCGGTCAACCAGGTGCTGGTCGAGATCGAGACCGCGAAGTCGCTCGTCGAACTCCCGTCGCCGTTCGCCGGCACTGTCGGCGCCCTGCTCGTCGAGGAGGGCCAGACCGTCGACGTCGGGACGCCCATCATCAGCGTGAGCACCGGTGGTGGGGCAGCGACCGCCGAGCCGACCGTGCCTGCACCGGCGGTCGTCGAGTCGGAGGAGGCCACGCTGGCCGCCGACACCGCGGCGAGCGTCTCTCCTGCCGAAGAGCCGCGCCCTGGTGCCGTGCTCGTCGGGTACGGCAGCGCCGGCAGCACCTCGAGCCGTCGCCGGGGCCGTGGCGCGACGCCGGTCGTCGAGCCGGCGAGCCCGGCCGTCACCCCGCAGCCGCCCGTGCGCCGCCAGCCTCCGTCGAGCATCCCCGCCGCGTCCGCGCTGCCGGTCATCGCCAAGCCGCCGATCCGGAAGCTCGCGAAGGACCTCGAGGTCGACCTCACGGCCATCGAAGGCACCGGGCTCGCGGGTGAGATCACCCGCGACGACGTCATCCGTGAGGCCAGCCAGGCGAGCGTGTTCCGCAACATCGAGACGCCGGAGTGGGCCGACGAGCGCGAGGAGCGCATCCCGGTCAAGGGCGTCCGCAAGGCCATCGCGACGGCCATGACCCGCAGCGCCTTCACCGCGCCGCACGTCTCCCTCTTCGTCGACGTCGACGCGACGCGCACGATGGAGTTCGTCAAGCGCCTGAAGAACTCGACGGACTTCGCCGGCGTCAAGGTCTCGCCGCTGCTCATCATGGCCAAGGCGATGATCTGGGCGGTCCGCCGCAACCCCACGGTCAACAGCGAGTGGACCGACCAGGAGATCATCGTCCGCCACTACGTGAACCTCGGCGTCGCCGCCGCGACTCCGCGCGGACTGATCGTCCCGAACGTCAAGGAGGCGCAGGCGATGAGCCTGCTCGAGCTGGCGCGCGCCCTCGAGACCCTCACGCTCACGGCCCGCGACGGCAAGACGCCGCCGGCCGACCAGCAGAACGGCACGATCACGGTGACGAACATCGGTGTCTTCGGCATGGACACCGGCACCCCGATCCTCAACCCGGGCGAGGTCGGCATCGTCGCGCTCGGCACGATCAAGCAGAAGCCGTGGGTCGTCGACGGCGAGGTGCGCAGTCGGTTCGTGACGACGCTCGGCGCCTCCTTCGACCACCGCGTGGTGGACGGCGACGTCGCGAGCCGCTTCCTGGCGGACGTCGCGTCGATCATCGAGGAGCCGGCGCTGCTGCTCGACTGA
- a CDS encoding metal ABC transporter solute-binding protein, Zn/Mn family, with product MRARTLLPALAIFPAAALVLAGCSGSGASSATDDGKINIVASTNVYGDIASKIGGKDVEVTSLISSAAQDPHSYEASTQDQLSIKNADLVIENGGGYDPFVDTLLDAAKNESVEVVNVVDLSGLAPDDDHADEQHTDEAHAEDDGHDHIEGFNEHVWYSFPTMAKLADELAKELGELDSANAATYTANAKAFTESLGTIETAQAAIKTAHDGEGVAITEPVPLYLLEGAGLVNRTPEAFSEAIEEGTDVSPTVLKETLDLFGGGSVALLAYNEQTSGGETEQVKTAAENAGVPVLSFTETLPDGKDYLSWMTENVDAVADALNR from the coding sequence ATGCGCGCTCGCACCCTGCTCCCAGCCTTGGCCATCTTCCCGGCAGCCGCCCTCGTCCTCGCGGGCTGCTCCGGCAGCGGCGCGTCGAGCGCGACCGACGACGGCAAGATCAACATCGTCGCCTCCACGAACGTGTACGGCGACATCGCTTCGAAGATCGGCGGTAAGGACGTCGAGGTGACCTCGCTCATCTCCTCGGCCGCTCAGGACCCGCACTCCTACGAGGCGAGCACGCAGGACCAGCTCTCCATCAAGAACGCCGACCTCGTCATCGAGAACGGCGGCGGCTACGACCCATTCGTCGACACGCTCCTCGACGCAGCCAAGAACGAGTCCGTCGAGGTCGTCAACGTCGTCGACCTGTCGGGCCTCGCCCCGGACGACGACCACGCAGACGAGCAGCACACGGATGAGGCGCACGCCGAGGACGACGGCCACGACCACATCGAGGGCTTCAACGAGCACGTCTGGTACAGCTTCCCGACGATGGCGAAGCTCGCCGACGAGCTGGCCAAGGAGCTCGGCGAACTCGACAGCGCGAACGCCGCCACGTACACCGCGAACGCGAAGGCTTTCACCGAGTCCCTCGGCACGATCGAGACGGCCCAGGCCGCGATCAAGACCGCACACGACGGCGAGGGCGTCGCCATCACCGAGCCCGTCCCGCTCTACCTGCTTGAGGGCGCCGGACTCGTGAACCGGACCCCCGAGGCGTTCAGCGAGGCGATCGAGGAGGGCACCGACGTGTCGCCGACCGTCCTCAAGGAGACGCTCGACCTCTTCGGCGGCGGATCGGTCGCGCTGCTTGCCTACAATGAGCAGACGAGTGGCGGTGAGACCGAACAGGTCAAGACCGCCGCGGAGAACGCAGGCGTGCCGGTGCTGTCATTCACCGAGACCCTCCCGGACGGCAAGGACTACCTCTCGTGGATGACCGAGAACGTCGACGCCGTGGCGGACGCTCTGAATCGATGA
- a CDS encoding metal ABC transporter permease, protein MNTDDLWGRLFNFQDYGALLELVQNSIIAGAVLGIVGGLIGVFVMQRDMAFAVHGISELSFAGAAGALLFGANVVVGSLAGSLVAAILIGLLGSKARDRNSIIGVLMPFGLGLGILFLALYPGRSANKFGLLTGQIVSVDDPQLGLLIVISIVVLVALLLLWRPLSFDSLDPDVAAARGVPSRFVSLAFMVLLGLTVAVSVQIIGALLVLALLVTPAAAALRVSSSPVLVPVLSMLFGFVSAVGGILLAIGGSLPISPYITTISFLIYLVCRIVGPRTASRRRGRRAPVGETRHAQVAR, encoded by the coding sequence ATGAACACCGACGACCTCTGGGGACGCTTGTTCAACTTCCAGGACTACGGCGCACTCCTCGAACTCGTGCAGAACTCGATCATCGCCGGCGCGGTCCTGGGCATCGTCGGCGGCCTCATCGGCGTGTTCGTGATGCAGCGGGACATGGCGTTCGCGGTGCACGGGATCAGCGAGCTGTCCTTCGCCGGCGCCGCAGGTGCGCTGCTGTTTGGGGCCAACGTCGTCGTCGGGTCCCTCGCGGGCTCACTCGTCGCCGCGATCCTCATCGGCCTGCTCGGCTCCAAAGCGCGCGACCGCAACTCGATCATCGGGGTGCTCATGCCGTTCGGCCTCGGCCTCGGCATCCTGTTCCTCGCGCTCTATCCGGGCCGGAGTGCCAACAAGTTCGGGCTCCTCACCGGGCAGATCGTCTCGGTCGACGACCCGCAGCTCGGCCTACTCATCGTCATCAGCATCGTCGTGCTGGTCGCGCTCCTCCTCCTCTGGCGGCCCCTCAGCTTCGACAGCCTCGACCCGGACGTCGCCGCAGCGCGTGGGGTGCCGAGCCGGTTCGTCTCCCTCGCCTTCATGGTGCTGCTCGGGCTCACCGTCGCGGTGTCGGTGCAGATCATCGGTGCGCTGCTCGTCCTCGCGCTGCTCGTGACACCTGCGGCCGCGGCGCTCCGGGTGTCGTCGTCGCCCGTCCTCGTCCCGGTGCTGAGCATGCTCTTCGGCTTCGTCTCGGCGGTCGGCGGCATCCTGCTCGCCATCGGTGGATCGCTTCCGATCAGCCCCTACATCACGACGATCTCCTTCCTCATCTACCTCGTCTGCCGCATCGTCGGGCCGCGCACCGCGTCCAGGCGACGTGGTCGTCGGGCACCCGTCGGCGAGACGCGGCATGCCCAGGTCGCACGATGA
- a CDS encoding alpha-ketoacid dehydrogenase subunit beta codes for MTTTTMPMAKALNAGLRKAMTEDDKVLLMGEDIGPLGGVFRVTEGLHAEFGGDRVLDTPLAESGIVGTAIGLAMRGYRPVCEIQFDGFVFPAFNQITTQLAKLTNRHEGKLQMPVVIRIPYGGHIGAVEHHQESPEAYFAHTAGLRVVSPSTPNDAYWMIQEAIASNDPVVFLEPKSRYWPKGEVDLDGSAAPLHGSRIVRTGTEVTLAGHGAIVSVMLQAAELAATEGTSVEVVDMRSLSPIDYDPLVESVRRTGRLVYVQEAPGFTSVGSEIAATVTERAFYSLEAPVLRVSGFDTPFPPAKLEGVYLPDADRILEAVDRSLAY; via the coding sequence ATGACGACGACCACCATGCCGATGGCCAAGGCGCTGAACGCAGGCCTCCGGAAGGCGATGACCGAGGACGACAAGGTCCTGCTGATGGGCGAGGATATCGGCCCGCTCGGCGGCGTCTTCCGCGTCACCGAGGGCTTGCACGCCGAGTTCGGCGGCGACCGCGTCCTCGACACCCCGCTGGCGGAGTCCGGCATCGTCGGCACCGCGATCGGTCTCGCCATGCGCGGCTACCGTCCGGTGTGCGAGATCCAGTTCGACGGCTTCGTGTTCCCGGCCTTCAACCAGATCACGACGCAGCTCGCGAAGCTCACCAACCGGCACGAGGGCAAGCTGCAGATGCCCGTCGTCATCCGGATCCCCTACGGCGGACACATCGGCGCGGTCGAGCACCACCAGGAGAGCCCCGAGGCGTACTTCGCCCACACGGCCGGCCTCCGCGTCGTCAGCCCGTCGACCCCGAACGACGCCTACTGGATGATCCAGGAGGCCATCGCTTCGAACGACCCGGTCGTCTTCCTCGAGCCGAAGAGCCGCTACTGGCCGAAGGGCGAGGTCGACCTCGACGGCTCGGCCGCGCCACTGCACGGCAGCCGCATCGTCCGCACCGGCACGGAGGTCACCCTCGCCGGACACGGCGCGATCGTGAGCGTCATGCTGCAGGCGGCTGAACTGGCCGCCACCGAGGGCACGAGCGTCGAGGTCGTCGACATGCGCTCGCTGTCGCCCATCGACTACGACCCGCTCGTCGAATCCGTCCGCCGAACCGGCCGCCTCGTCTACGTGCAGGAGGCGCCCGGCTTCACGAGCGTCGGCTCGGAGATCGCGGCGACCGTCACCGAGCGTGCCTTCTACTCGCTCGAGGCACCCGTTCTTCGGGTGTCCGGGTTCGACACCCCGTTCCCGCCGGCGAAGCTCGAAGGCGTCTACCTCCCGGATGCCGACCGCATCCTCGAGGCCGTCGATCGCTCGCTGGCGTACTGA
- a CDS encoding metal ABC transporter ATP-binding protein, with product MTSGPTDDSGPVDVLALAGAELGFGGRTLWDGLDLSVRPGEFLAVLGPNGSGKTSLLRTILGQQQLDRGTIRVAGGPVHRGDRRIGYIPQQKLIPAGTPMRGRDLVALGVDGHRFGLPIRTAATKRRVDELIASVGATAYADGAVGTLSGGEQQRLRVAQALADDPILLLCDEPLLSLDLQHQRGVSELIDRRRREHDTAVVFVTHDVNPVLPMVDRILYLAGGRFREGTPDEVLRSEVLSELYGTPVDVLRSHGRVVVVGIPDSETHHHHHDDSHTGAVGVGA from the coding sequence ATGACCAGCGGTCCGACCGACGACTCAGGCCCCGTCGACGTCCTGGCGCTCGCCGGGGCCGAGCTCGGTTTCGGCGGACGCACGCTCTGGGACGGCCTCGACCTCTCGGTGCGCCCGGGGGAGTTCCTCGCCGTGCTCGGCCCGAACGGCTCCGGCAAGACGAGTCTGCTGCGCACTATCCTCGGGCAGCAGCAGCTCGACCGCGGGACCATCAGGGTCGCCGGAGGCCCGGTGCACCGCGGCGACCGCCGCATCGGCTACATCCCGCAGCAGAAGCTCATCCCCGCCGGCACGCCGATGCGCGGTCGCGATCTCGTCGCCCTCGGCGTCGACGGTCACCGCTTCGGTCTCCCCATCCGCACCGCGGCGACGAAGCGTCGGGTCGACGAGCTGATCGCCTCCGTCGGCGCGACCGCCTATGCCGACGGCGCGGTGGGCACCCTGTCCGGCGGTGAGCAGCAGCGGCTCCGCGTCGCCCAGGCGCTCGCAGACGACCCGATCCTCCTCCTCTGCGACGAACCGCTGCTCAGCCTCGACCTCCAGCATCAGCGCGGGGTCAGCGAACTTATCGACCGTCGTCGGCGCGAGCACGACACCGCGGTGGTCTTCGTCACCCACGACGTGAACCCGGTGCTCCCCATGGTCGACCGCATCCTGTACCTCGCGGGCGGCCGGTTCCGGGAGGGCACGCCCGACGAGGTGCTCCGCAGCGAGGTGCTGTCGGAGCTCTACGGCACGCCCGTCGACGTGCTCCGCAGCCACGGCCGGGTCGTCGTGGTCGGCATCCCCGACAGCGAGACCCACCACCATCACCACGACGATTCGCACACCGGTGCGGTGGGGGTCGGCGCATGA
- a CDS encoding permease yields MSRTTGTLGVDDDWTAPDDGAEHWGRTEGRDPRNLRTPLLIGVALLVVVGLFVLRALMPLGEALTPPTAVRDFVTLTLSVVVESLPFVVLGIVLSILVQIWLPDGWLERWLPTQPILRRACISLLGMFLPVCECGNVPLARGLIVRGFTVPESITFLLAAPILNPIVIVTTHQAFGWDGGILVARLVGGFLLANLIGWLFSKHPDPSSLLTPTFQASCEVTEQHGHEHTKVERSLQQFVAEARAIMPALLIGSAVAGAVQVLVPREVLVTLGANPVWSVLAMMTLAVIVSICSNVDAFFVLSFGSTFMPGSIVAFLVLGPVVDVKMLALMRTTYTTRTLVIITAVAVLFSAALGFGVNALA; encoded by the coding sequence GTGAGCAGGACGACCGGCACCCTCGGGGTCGACGACGACTGGACCGCGCCCGACGACGGCGCGGAGCACTGGGGTCGCACCGAGGGGCGTGATCCACGGAACCTGCGGACACCGCTCCTGATCGGCGTCGCACTGCTCGTGGTGGTCGGGCTCTTCGTGCTCCGGGCGCTCATGCCGCTCGGTGAGGCGCTCACCCCGCCCACCGCGGTGCGCGACTTCGTGACCCTGACGCTCAGCGTGGTGGTGGAGTCGCTGCCGTTCGTGGTGCTCGGCATCGTGCTGTCGATCCTCGTGCAGATCTGGCTTCCCGACGGCTGGCTCGAGCGGTGGTTGCCGACGCAGCCGATCCTCCGCCGAGCCTGCATCTCGCTGCTCGGCATGTTCCTGCCGGTCTGCGAGTGCGGGAACGTCCCGCTCGCCCGCGGCCTCATCGTGCGCGGGTTCACGGTGCCGGAGTCGATCACCTTCCTGCTCGCGGCGCCGATCCTCAACCCCATCGTCATCGTCACGACGCATCAGGCCTTCGGCTGGGACGGCGGGATCCTCGTCGCCCGGCTCGTCGGCGGGTTCCTGCTCGCGAACCTCATCGGGTGGCTCTTCAGCAAGCACCCCGACCCCAGCTCGCTGCTCACGCCGACCTTCCAAGCCAGCTGCGAGGTGACCGAGCAGCACGGGCACGAGCACACGAAGGTGGAGCGCAGCCTGCAGCAGTTCGTCGCCGAGGCGCGCGCGATCATGCCGGCGCTGCTCATCGGGTCGGCCGTGGCCGGCGCCGTGCAGGTGCTCGTGCCGCGCGAGGTGCTCGTCACCCTCGGCGCGAACCCGGTCTGGTCGGTGCTCGCGATGATGACGCTCGCCGTGATCGTCTCGATCTGCTCGAACGTCGACGCCTTCTTCGTGCTGTCCTTCGGATCGACGTTCATGCCCGGCTCGATCGTCGCCTTCCTCGTCCTCGGCCCCGTCGTCGACGTCAAGATGCTCGCACTCATGCGCACCACCTACACGACCAGGACCCTCGTGATCATCACCGCCGTCGCCGTGCTGTTCTCGGCGGCCCTCGGATTCGGAGTGAACGCCCTTGCCTGA